In the Leptolyngbya sp. SIO1E4 genome, one interval contains:
- a CDS encoding PstS family phosphate ABC transporter substrate-binding protein, whose amino-acid sequence MLMTALFLSSCGDRSDQNAQNSGVEEVQEEVELEGAVTPETSPVIQPVTTPQQLPEGNVQLPEIDPLEVEGDISIAGSSTVFPISLAIYENFIQYGYAGKIKLDSIGSGAGFRLFCEEGESDISNASRPIKEEEVEACTAIGRQPIEFRIGTDALAIVVNPANEFITNVTKEELATIFTAEKWSDVNSDWPNEIIERFVPGEDSGTFDFFVEEVLDDNGQRLLNAPNTELSEDDNYIEQNVASNSNAIGFMGYAYYKQNANELKILSIEEIVPSPEVIENGDYIFSRPLLIYSDANVIRNKPQVGHFINFYLNNVNKIIEEVGYFPSSSQTLDASKNRLLEVME is encoded by the coding sequence TTGCTGATGACTGCTTTATTTCTGAGTTCTTGTGGCGATCGCTCAGATCAAAATGCACAAAATTCTGGCGTCGAGGAAGTGCAAGAAGAGGTTGAATTAGAGGGAGCCGTCACTCCAGAAACTTCACCAGTTATACAGCCTGTAACGACACCTCAACAATTGCCAGAAGGCAACGTTCAGTTGCCGGAAATAGATCCCCTAGAAGTAGAAGGGGATATTAGTATCGCGGGAAGTTCTACCGTTTTTCCTATCTCCTTAGCAATCTATGAGAATTTTATTCAATACGGTTATGCTGGCAAAATAAAACTAGATAGCATTGGCTCAGGAGCGGGCTTTCGACTCTTTTGTGAAGAAGGAGAATCTGATATTTCTAATGCCAGCCGCCCTATTAAAGAGGAAGAAGTGGAAGCTTGTACAGCAATTGGTCGTCAGCCAATTGAGTTTCGTATTGGAACTGATGCATTGGCGATAGTTGTCAATCCAGCAAATGAATTTATTACGAATGTTACGAAGGAGGAGCTAGCAACAATATTCACAGCTGAAAAATGGTCTGATGTGAACTCAGACTGGCCTAATGAAATAATTGAACGCTTTGTTCCAGGAGAAGACTCAGGCACGTTTGACTTTTTTGTTGAGGAAGTTCTTGATGATAATGGGCAAAGACTTCTGAATGCACCTAACACTGAACTTAGTGAAGATGATAATTACATTGAGCAAAATGTTGCTAGCAACTCTAATGCCATTGGCTTTATGGGGTACGCCTATTACAAGCAAAATGCTAATGAATTAAAGATTCTCTCTATAGAAGAGATTGTCCCTAGCCCCGAAGTCATTGAAAATGGTGATTATATTTTTTCTCGCCCCTTGCTTATTTACTCTGATGCTAATGTCATTCGTAATAAGCCGCAAGTGGGTCACTTCATTAACTTCTATCTGAATAATGTTAACAAGATCATAGAAGAGGTTGGTTATTTCCCGAGTAGCTCGCAAACTTTAGATGCTTCAAAAAATAGATTGTTAGAAGTGATGGAGTAA
- a CDS encoding HAMP domain-containing protein has translation MRKSSLRLAFTVPVLVQLVVAVGLVGYLSFRNGQQAVQTLASQLRSEVSARIEGELASYFGDPHAINRLNATAFSNGDLDIENATQGEHLLFQQMRIYPTIAFVYCGSARSGEFFGILRSPDTGELQLSYGNASNNFYRNYYSLDVRGNRQHFIYQANEPYDARSRPWFEAALHRETPAWTEVYIAFTTRLPNVTASLPVYDSRDRALLGVCATDVVLPEEFRTFLKELEIGQSGQAFVVDRNGNLISSSTDEPLMKGTEEDPQFLQAVDSNNPLVQESAAYLSTHFGSFDKIHQVQQLTFSLHGKRQFLEVLPFSDGFGLDWLIVVVVPESDYMGQILWNTRITILLCAMALVIALGIGILLARRVTAPILKLNTTVKDIAQGDWNQRVRVTQTDEVGELANSVNSMAAQIQQSFHQLESQRNAFSRFFPPEYLHFLNKHSVTDIELGDHISKDMAVMFSDIRGFTSLAEKMKPQEAFDFINTYLQRISPQIRAHHGFVVKFLGDGVMAIFPETVEDAIDAAIAQFRQVQDYNQQHQRDDNFDAIEIGIGLHVGHVMAGMIGEYDRIQPDAVSDAVNLAARLEGLSKVYGAALVISEAVRLRLADRDRYQLRFLDQVIVKGRTQSIAIYEVLDAEMEPQRVFKQNTLATFEAGIKAYSDRDLAAAKAYFARVVAQNPADITAQLYEQRVSLLIEKGVPQNWDGSWVFKQKR, from the coding sequence ATGCGAAAGTCATCCCTGCGTCTTGCTTTTACAGTGCCGGTTTTGGTGCAGTTGGTGGTAGCTGTTGGGTTGGTGGGATACCTTTCGTTTCGCAACGGTCAGCAAGCCGTTCAGACTCTGGCGTCTCAGTTACGGAGCGAAGTTTCTGCCCGGATCGAAGGAGAACTGGCGAGTTATTTTGGGGATCCCCATGCCATCAATCGCCTTAACGCCACAGCGTTTTCTAATGGTGATTTAGACATTGAGAACGCTACGCAGGGAGAACATTTGCTGTTTCAGCAAATGAGAATTTACCCCACGATCGCCTTTGTTTACTGCGGGAGCGCTCGTTCTGGCGAGTTTTTTGGCATTTTGCGATCGCCTGACACAGGGGAACTCCAGCTGTCCTACGGCAATGCCAGCAATAACTTTTATCGAAATTATTACAGTCTGGATGTACGAGGGAATCGCCAACACTTTATATATCAGGCTAACGAACCCTATGATGCGCGATCTCGGCCTTGGTTTGAGGCGGCCCTCCACAGAGAAACCCCAGCCTGGACAGAAGTCTATATCGCCTTTACCACCCGACTGCCTAATGTGACCGCTAGTCTACCCGTATACGATAGTCGCGATCGCGCACTGCTAGGCGTCTGCGCCACTGATGTGGTCTTGCCGGAAGAGTTTCGCACCTTTTTAAAGGAACTCGAAATTGGCCAATCTGGACAGGCGTTTGTGGTGGATCGCAACGGTAATCTAATCTCCAGCTCCACTGATGAACCCTTGATGAAAGGGACGGAAGAGGATCCCCAGTTTCTTCAGGCCGTTGACAGCAATAATCCATTAGTGCAAGAGTCAGCCGCATACTTATCAACGCACTTTGGCTCCTTTGATAAGATTCACCAGGTTCAGCAGCTGACCTTTTCCCTCCATGGCAAGCGACAGTTTCTAGAGGTGCTGCCTTTTAGCGATGGCTTTGGGCTAGATTGGCTGATTGTTGTGGTTGTGCCCGAGTCAGACTATATGGGGCAGATCCTCTGGAATACGCGCATTACTATCTTGCTATGTGCCATGGCGCTGGTCATTGCCTTGGGCATCGGCATCCTGCTAGCGCGACGGGTTACAGCCCCTATTCTCAAACTCAACACCACGGTTAAAGACATTGCCCAGGGCGATTGGAACCAGCGGGTTCGGGTAACTCAGACAGATGAAGTGGGTGAATTAGCCAATTCTGTCAATTCGATGGCCGCGCAGATTCAACAGTCCTTTCATCAATTGGAAAGTCAGCGCAACGCTTTTTCTCGTTTCTTTCCGCCAGAATATCTGCATTTTCTAAACAAACACAGCGTCACGGACATTGAACTGGGTGACCATATTAGTAAAGACATGGCTGTGATGTTTTCTGACATCCGAGGCTTCACCAGTCTGGCCGAAAAAATGAAGCCTCAGGAAGCGTTTGACTTTATCAATACCTATTTGCAGCGCATTTCCCCGCAGATTCGAGCCCATCATGGGTTTGTGGTGAAGTTTCTGGGGGATGGGGTGATGGCCATTTTCCCGGAGACTGTGGAAGATGCCATTGATGCAGCGATCGCCCAGTTCCGGCAGGTTCAAGACTATAACCAGCAACATCAACGAGACGATAACTTTGATGCCATTGAAATTGGCATTGGTCTCCATGTGGGCCATGTGATGGCAGGCATGATTGGGGAATACGATCGCATCCAGCCGGATGCCGTCTCCGATGCGGTGAACCTGGCAGCGCGCCTGGAAGGCCTATCAAAAGTCTATGGTGCGGCCTTGGTCATCTCTGAGGCTGTGCGTCTGCGTCTGGCAGATCGCGATCGCTATCAGCTGCGCTTTTTAGACCAGGTAATTGTTAAAGGACGAACCCAATCAATTGCGATTTATGAGGTCTTGGATGCGGAAATGGAACCCCAGCGAGTCTTCAAGCAGAATACCCTGGCAACCTTTGAAGCTGGCATTAAAGCCTACAGCGATCGTGACTTGGCCGCTGCCAAGGCCTACTTTGCCAGAGTGGTTGCCCAAAACCCCGCGGACATCACGGCGCAGCTATACGAGCAACGGGTGAGCCTCTTGATAGAAAAAGGCGTGCCTCAGAACTGGGATGGCAGCTGGGTGTTTAAGCAAAAACGGTGA
- a CDS encoding MinD/ParA family protein, producing MPKVVSIHSYRGGTGKSNFTANLATTLAQQGNRVAVVDTDVPSPGIHNLLGLEPEQTTITLNNYLWGENAIEDAAYDVSANVGIEGAGKLFLVPSSVKADNIARILKDGYDVKLMNDGFRRLVKARQLDYLFIDTHPGLSKETFLSIAISHVLVLILRPDKQDYQGTAVTVDVARQLKVRKMLLAINKAHSKLNLDALKQKVEETYRETVAGVFPLSEEVVQLASEGVFCIKYPEHLVSQEFQKMARQIAEA from the coding sequence ATGCCAAAAGTCGTTTCAATACACTCCTATCGAGGCGGTACAGGGAAATCCAACTTTACGGCCAACCTGGCCACAACCCTGGCCCAACAAGGTAATCGCGTTGCCGTTGTGGATACCGATGTGCCTTCACCCGGCATTCATAACCTGTTGGGTCTGGAACCTGAGCAGACCACTATTACTCTGAATAATTATCTCTGGGGAGAGAACGCTATTGAAGACGCGGCCTATGATGTCAGTGCTAATGTCGGTATTGAGGGTGCGGGGAAGTTGTTTCTGGTTCCCTCCAGCGTCAAAGCCGATAATATCGCCCGCATCCTCAAAGATGGCTACGATGTGAAGCTGATGAATGATGGCTTCCGCCGCTTGGTCAAAGCGCGACAGTTGGACTATCTTTTCATCGATACCCATCCGGGCCTATCCAAAGAAACCTTTTTATCCATTGCGATTTCCCATGTGTTGGTTCTCATTTTGCGCCCCGACAAGCAAGATTACCAAGGCACAGCCGTCACCGTAGACGTGGCGCGGCAGCTGAAAGTCCGCAAAATGTTGCTGGCCATTAACAAAGCCCACAGCAAATTGAATTTGGATGCCCTCAAACAAAAAGTGGAGGAAACCTACCGTGAAACGGTCGCTGGGGTCTTTCCTCTATCAGAGGAGGTGGTGCAACTGGCCAGTGAAGGGGTGTTTTGCATCAAGTATCCAGAGCATCTCGTCAGCCAGGAGTTTCAGAAAATGGCGCGGCAGATTGCAGAGGCTTAG